In Streptomyces sp. NBC_00341, the DNA window GCGGTCGCATCGCGCTCCGCGTGGAACGCGGCCATCTCACGCAGCGAGAAGCGCGTCCAGATATCACCGTTGGTCGCGTACCAGGGCTGCTCCGGATCGGGCAGCCGGGCCGCCGCGTACTTCAGCCCGCCGCCACGGCCCAGCGGTTCGGACTCCACGACCGTCGTGACGCGCAGCGGCAGCACCGCCGCGTCCAGCCACTCCTGCAGTACCTCGGCCAGGTGCCCGCAGGACACCACGGCATCGGTCACGCCCTCCGCGGCCAGCCAGGAAAGCTGATGGCCGATGATCGGGGTCCCGGTACCAGGGATCTCGACCATCGGCTTGGGGCGGTCATCGGTGTACGGGCGCAGCCGTGACCCCTGGCCACCAGCCAGGATCACGGCCTGCGTCGGAAACGTATGCATGCCAGGCACGATATGCCGTGCCCGCGCGGGACCTGTCAGCTGAACTGCGCGACCCCCGAGGCGAAGGACGTGTCGCAGACGGGACGCGAGAAGCGGTGCGCCCGCGTCGGGCCGTACTGCTCGACCGCTGCCCTGCCCAGCGCCTTCGCGATCGACATGCAGTGCCTCGCGAGCGACGGGCGCCCCTCGACGGCACGCTGGAGATCCGTCAACGCGACGGCGGGGTCCTTCTCCTGGAGTTCCAGCAGGAGCTTGTCGCGCAGGATGTCCTGCGTGCTGCGCGGCTTGGCGCGCTTGGAGACGGTCTGCGCCGAGGCGGTGAGCATCTGGGAGTCGGAGTTGTGAGATGCCCACGGCACGGCGGTGACCGCGAGGGTCCCGGACAGGACCATGACGACAGGCAGTACGAGAGCGAGAGTTCGGCCGATGCGGCGCGCGGTGTGGGTCACGCAGTGAGCGTAGCGGGCAGTGATGAATTGGCGACATTACGTCACTCTCGCGGGGGATGGTTCGAGAGTGCTTTTCGAATTCCGTGTTG includes these proteins:
- a CDS encoding nucleotidyltransferase family protein, with protein sequence MHTFPTQAVILAGGQGSRLRPYTDDRPKPMVEIPGTGTPIIGHQLSWLAAEGVTDAVVSCGHLAEVLQEWLDAAVLPLRVTTVVESEPLGRGGGLKYAAARLPDPEQPWYATNGDIWTRFSLREMAAFHAERDATATLALARPRIPWGAVETDAFGHITDFIESPPSPYLINAGVYVFSPAFTAMLPDRGDHERTTFPRLARERRLAGYPLPHGAYWRAIDTAKDLTEAAKELDGQ